In the Campylobacter concisus genome, one interval contains:
- a CDS encoding ATP-dependent Clp protease ATP-binding subunit: protein MADITENLTAQMQETLEKGISLAIFSKNPQVVPLHIFWALLADSNSILNQVFNKMNVSKDAVELEVKSKISSLPSSSNVTKDNVSVSRELINSLENAKALMVSMGDSYIAVDTWIISSLELSEIKQILSKFCDILEIKKNLESIRGGKKIDSQTGDDTLDSLEKFGIDLTQKALNKELDPVIGRDEEITRMMQILIRKSKNNPILLGEPGVGKTAIVEGLAQKIVVRDVPTSLANKRVIALDMSAVVAGAKYRGEFEDRLKAVIDEVKKAGNIILFIDEIHTIVGAGASEGGMDAANILKPALARGELHAVGATTLKEYRKYFEKDAALQRRFQPIDVKEPSVNEALQILRGIKERLEVHHGITITDSALVAAARLSDRYIANRFLPDKAIDLIDEAAAELKMQIESEPYELSKIKREIVTLQVEKEALKMEDADKNKERLGEIEKEIANLNEKKLALDTKFENEKAVFGGISKATKEIDSLKSQAEIAKRNGDLQKAAEIEYGKIADAKKHKHELEEKWEGMKKEGVLLKNQVDEELVAEILSKWTGISVKKMLTSEKEKYLRIEEHLRESVVGQDDALHALARAVKRNKAGLNEGQRPIGSFLFLGPTGVGKTQSAKALAKFLFDDEKALIRFDMSEYMEKHSVSRLLGAPPGYVGYDEGGQLTEAVRRRPYSVILFDEVEKAHKDVFNILLGILDDGRATDNKGVTVDFKNTIIILTSNIASSFIMELKGEERDAAVKNELKNYFKPEFLNRLDDTIIFNPLNEEGLISIVEIMFKELEKTLHNRGIKAILSEEAKKFIAKAGFDIVYGARPLRRALYELVEDKIADMILKDELESGDEITIDSDGEKIIIKKK, encoded by the coding sequence ATGGCTGATATAACAGAAAATTTAACAGCTCAGATGCAAGAAACTCTTGAAAAAGGTATTAGTTTAGCGATATTTTCTAAAAATCCGCAAGTTGTTCCGCTTCATATTTTTTGGGCTTTGCTTGCAGATAGCAATTCCATTTTAAACCAAGTGTTTAATAAAATGAATGTAAGTAAAGATGCTGTCGAGCTTGAAGTAAAAAGTAAAATTTCTTCACTTCCAAGCAGCTCAAATGTCACAAAAGATAATGTTTCAGTTTCAAGAGAGCTTATAAATTCTCTTGAAAATGCAAAAGCGTTGATGGTAAGCATGGGTGATAGTTACATCGCTGTTGATACATGGATCATCTCATCTCTTGAACTTAGTGAGATCAAACAAATTTTAAGTAAATTTTGCGATATCTTAGAGATCAAAAAGAACCTTGAAAGCATAAGAGGTGGTAAAAAGATAGATAGTCAAACTGGCGATGATACCCTTGATAGTCTAGAAAAATTTGGCATAGATCTCACACAAAAAGCACTAAATAAAGAGCTTGATCCAGTCATCGGCCGTGATGAAGAGATCACTAGAATGATGCAAATTTTAATAAGAAAGAGCAAAAACAACCCTATCTTGCTTGGTGAGCCAGGTGTTGGTAAAACAGCCATCGTTGAGGGGCTAGCTCAAAAGATAGTGGTTCGCGATGTGCCAACAAGCCTTGCAAACAAGCGTGTCATCGCGCTTGATATGAGTGCAGTTGTAGCTGGCGCAAAGTATAGAGGTGAGTTTGAAGATAGACTAAAAGCTGTCATCGACGAGGTTAAAAAAGCTGGCAACATCATACTTTTTATAGATGAAATTCACACCATAGTTGGAGCTGGTGCGAGCGAGGGTGGCATGGACGCTGCAAATATCCTAAAACCAGCTCTTGCACGTGGAGAGCTTCACGCCGTTGGTGCAACAACATTAAAAGAGTATAGAAAATACTTTGAAAAAGATGCAGCACTTCAAAGACGCTTCCAACCAATAGACGTCAAAGAGCCAAGTGTAAATGAGGCTTTGCAAATTTTACGTGGTATAAAAGAGCGCCTTGAAGTTCACCACGGCATCACCATAACTGATAGCGCACTAGTTGCCGCAGCAAGGCTAAGTGACCGCTACATCGCAAACCGCTTCTTGCCAGATAAGGCGATCGACCTTATCGACGAGGCAGCAGCTGAGCTTAAGATGCAAATAGAGAGCGAGCCATACGAGCTTTCAAAGATAAAACGTGAGATCGTGACGCTTCAGGTAGAAAAAGAAGCTCTAAAGATGGAGGATGCGGATAAAAATAAAGAAAGACTTGGTGAGATCGAAAAAGAGATAGCTAATCTAAATGAGAAAAAGCTGGCACTTGATACAAAATTTGAAAATGAAAAGGCTGTTTTTGGAGGAATTTCAAAAGCCACAAAAGAGATAGATAGCTTAAAATCACAAGCTGAAATAGCAAAAAGAAATGGTGATCTTCAAAAAGCAGCTGAGATAGAATACGGCAAAATAGCAGATGCCAAAAAGCATAAACATGAGCTTGAGGAAAAATGGGAAGGCATGAAAAAAGAGGGCGTGCTCCTTAAAAATCAAGTTGATGAAGAGCTTGTGGCTGAAATTTTGAGCAAATGGACTGGAATTTCAGTTAAGAAGATGCTAACAAGTGAAAAAGAGAAATATCTCCGCATTGAGGAGCATCTAAGAGAGAGCGTTGTCGGTCAAGATGACGCATTACACGCACTTGCACGTGCTGTTAAGAGAAATAAAGCAGGACTAAACGAAGGCCAAAGGCCGATTGGTTCATTTTTATTTCTTGGACCAACAGGCGTTGGTAAAACTCAGTCTGCTAAGGCTTTGGCTAAATTTTTATTTGATGATGAGAAGGCGCTCATTCGTTTTGATATGAGCGAATATATGGAAAAACACAGCGTGAGTAGGCTTCTTGGTGCACCTCCAGGATATGTTGGATATGACGAGGGTGGTCAGCTAACAGAGGCTGTTCGTAGACGACCTTACTCGGTCATACTTTTTGACGAAGTTGAAAAGGCACACAAAGACGTATTTAACATACTTCTTGGCATACTTGATGATGGACGTGCGACTGACAATAAAGGTGTAACAGTTGATTTTAAAAACACTATCATTATTTTAACTTCAAACATCGCTTCAAGTTTCATAATGGAGCTAAAGGGTGAAGAGCGTGACGCTGCTGTTAAAAATGAGCTTAAGAACTACTTTAAACCAGAGTTTTTAAATAGGCTTGATGACACCATCATCTTTAATCCTTTAAATGAAGAGGGTCTAATCTCTATCGTTGAAATCATGTTTAAAGAGCTTGAAAAAACTCTTCATAACCGCGGTATCAAGGCAATTTTGAGCGAAGAGGCTAAGAAATTTATCGCAAAAGCTGGCTTTGACATAGTTTATGGCGCAAGGCCTCTTAGAAGAGCGCTTTATGAGCTAGTTGAAGATAAGATCGCTGATATGATCTTAAAAGATGAGCTTGAAAGTGGCGATGAGATCACCATTGATAGCGATGGTGAGAAGATCATCATTAAGAAGAAATAA
- a CDS encoding inorganic phosphate transporter, with protein sequence MLRDNLLAFVIFAICSVGFFVWGYQYIPTNNYFLFLIAGMFGLFMAFNIGGNDVANSFGTSVGAKTLTLKQALIIAAIFELSGAIFAGSEVTNTIRNEIVKFPSDLNPMKFVIIMISALLSSGLWLFYASKKGLPVSTTHSIVGGIVGAGLAMGFMIKDPEPFSMVSWSEIGRIAVSWVISPLLGGVMSYIIFGYVKSKIIEPTHELKMNLKALKAERKAYKESFIKALKTKPAEEQIATLSKIAVIDEDEIETTEYSEYRSKIRIMKDGEKEIDTFKAMKKHIPIIAGFAAMVISSMMLFKGLEHINLAFSIIQTIWIIFVIGALAYLASLAIINVMSKNDSEKSINRIFSWFQIFTASSFAFSHGANDIANAVGPFAAVLDVLKTGSINESSPIPSIAMVTFGISLVVGLWFLGKEVITTIGSKLAEILPTTGFSAELASSIVILLATKLGIPVSSTHILIGAVLGIGIVNKNANWKMVRPIILAWLITLPAAAISSAIFYFALAKFLGV encoded by the coding sequence TTGCTTCGAGATAACTTATTGGCATTTGTTATTTTTGCAATTTGTAGCGTTGGATTTTTCGTTTGGGGCTATCAGTACATCCCGACAAATAACTACTTTTTATTCTTGATCGCCGGCATGTTTGGTCTTTTTATGGCCTTTAATATCGGTGGAAATGACGTTGCAAACAGCTTTGGCACAAGCGTTGGCGCTAAGACTCTTACGCTTAAGCAAGCTCTCATCATCGCAGCCATTTTTGAGCTTAGCGGTGCGATATTTGCAGGATCTGAGGTTACAAATACGATTAGAAACGAGATCGTGAAATTTCCAAGCGATCTAAACCCGATGAAATTTGTCATCATCATGATCTCAGCCCTTCTTAGCTCTGGGCTTTGGCTATTTTACGCATCCAAAAAAGGTCTGCCAGTCTCAACCACCCACTCGATCGTTGGTGGCATCGTTGGCGCAGGACTTGCTATGGGTTTTATGATAAAAGATCCAGAGCCATTTAGCATGGTCTCATGGAGCGAGATCGGCAGGATCGCCGTAAGTTGGGTTATCTCACCACTACTTGGCGGCGTGATGTCTTACATAATATTTGGCTACGTAAAAAGTAAGATTATTGAGCCAACACATGAGCTCAAAATGAACCTAAAAGCTCTAAAAGCTGAGCGAAAAGCTTATAAAGAAAGCTTTATAAAGGCACTAAAAACAAAGCCGGCTGAGGAGCAAATAGCTACTCTTTCAAAGATCGCAGTTATCGACGAGGACGAGATCGAAACCACTGAATACAGCGAGTACCGCTCAAAAATTCGCATTATGAAAGACGGCGAAAAAGAGATAGACACTTTTAAAGCGATGAAAAAGCATATCCCAATTATCGCTGGATTTGCAGCAATGGTCATCTCATCAATGATGCTTTTTAAAGGGCTTGAGCATATAAATTTAGCCTTTAGCATCATCCAAACTATCTGGATCATCTTCGTCATCGGTGCTCTAGCGTATCTTGCAAGCCTTGCTATCATAAATGTCATGAGCAAAAACGATAGCGAAAAGAGTATCAATAGAATTTTCTCATGGTTTCAAATTTTTACCGCTTCATCTTTTGCGTTTTCACACGGAGCAAACGATATTGCAAATGCAGTTGGACCATTTGCCGCCGTACTCGACGTGCTAAAAACTGGCTCTATAAACGAAAGTTCACCCATACCAAGCATCGCAATGGTAACCTTTGGAATTTCGCTTGTCGTTGGACTTTGGTTTTTAGGTAAAGAGGTCATCACCACTATCGGCTCAAAACTAGCTGAAATTTTACCTACAACTGGCTTTAGCGCGGAGCTTGCCTCAAGTATCGTTATACTTCTAGCTACAAAGCTTGGCATACCAGTTAGCTCGACGCATATCCTAATAGGTGCGGTTTTGGGCATTGGCATCGTAAATAAAAATGCAAACTGGAAAATGGTAAGACCAATCATTCTTGCTTGGCTCATCACGCTTCCAGCAGCTGCTATCTCATCAGCTATATTTTATTTTGCCCTTGCTAAATTTTTAGGCGTTTAG
- a CDS encoding disulfide bond formation protein DsbA: protein MVIAIDLGSNTFRVALVKKKQNGFSNEQIYEKIVGAARGLNESGKIADESKNRLFKAISEAKSKFDFDKFTCVAVATEAFRVASNSEEIFSEIREKFGINFHLISGEAEAKLTFLGVQNAFRKLGISKNFSIIDIGGASSEIGEDGNFMSFKFGIITFFEKFKTLDLMQENAKIYTKDAREFLNSLKNRFIVLTSGVPTTITALRLGLNYENYDPKKVSGYELKNDDLAWFVNELLKMDDKSADLAVGRNRKYPLIAGTLLLEELLSKQEAKFLVIDDGLREGVGVAYLQGKFQEIITNF, encoded by the coding sequence TTGGTTATAGCGATCGATCTTGGTTCAAACACATTTCGCGTAGCACTTGTCAAAAAAAAACAAAATGGCTTTAGTAATGAGCAAATTTATGAAAAGATAGTAGGAGCTGCTAGAGGGCTAAATGAAAGTGGCAAGATAGCAGATGAGTCCAAAAATAGGCTCTTTAAAGCGATATCGGAGGCTAAAAGTAAATTTGACTTTGATAAATTTACATGCGTAGCAGTTGCAACTGAGGCTTTTAGGGTGGCGTCAAATAGTGAGGAAATTTTTAGCGAGATAAGAGAAAAATTTGGTATAAATTTTCATCTAATAAGTGGCGAAGCTGAAGCAAAGCTTACATTTTTGGGTGTTCAAAATGCTTTTAGAAAGCTTGGAATCAGTAAAAATTTTAGTATCATTGACATCGGTGGAGCAAGCTCAGAGATCGGTGAAGATGGAAATTTTATGAGTTTTAAATTTGGCATTATTACATTTTTTGAAAAATTTAAAACGCTTGATTTAATGCAAGAAAATGCAAAAATTTATACAAAAGATGCAAGAGAATTTTTAAATAGCTTAAAAAATAGATTTATCGTGCTGACTTCTGGCGTACCAACTACTATCACAGCGCTACGACTTGGACTTAACTATGAGAACTATGATCCGAAAAAAGTAAGCGGATATGAGCTTAAAAATGACGATCTTGCTTGGTTTGTAAATGAGCTTTTGAAGATGGATGATAAGAGTGCAGATTTGGCGGTTGGAAGAAACAGAAAGTATCCACTCATCGCTGGAACCTTGCTTTTAGAGGAGCTTTTAAGTAAGCAAGAAGCAAAATTTTTAGTTATTGACGATGGGCTTAGAGAGGGTGTTGGGGTGGCCTATCTACAAGGAAAATTTCAAGAAATTATCACAAATTTTTAG
- a CDS encoding GatB/YqeY domain-containing protein codes for MSIREQILADIKEAMKAKDEFKRDTLRTLNAALKQVEVDQRIEMTDEVVLPLLQKEIKKRADSVELYIKGAREDLAKKEQGEIELIKAYLPAQLSDEELKEKIKKIIEGVGRNLGAVMKMAKDEIGASAEAKRISMIAKELLA; via the coding sequence ATGAGTATAAGAGAGCAAATTTTAGCTGATATAAAAGAGGCTATGAAGGCAAAAGATGAGTTTAAAAGAGATACTTTAAGAACGCTAAATGCAGCACTTAAGCAGGTCGAAGTCGATCAAAGGATCGAAATGACTGATGAAGTGGTACTTCCGCTACTTCAAAAGGAGATCAAAAAGAGGGCTGACTCGGTTGAGCTTTATATAAAAGGTGCTAGAGAGGATTTGGCTAAAAAAGAGCAGGGCGAGATTGAGCTTATTAAGGCATATTTGCCAGCACAACTAAGCGATGAAGAGCTTAAAGAAAAAATAAAAAAGATTATTGAAGGAGTTGGTAGAAATTTAGGCGCTGTAATGAAAATGGCAAAAGATGAGATCGGAGCAAGTGCTGAAGCAAAACGCATAAGTATGATCGCAAAAGAGCTTTTGGCTTAA
- a CDS encoding TolC family protein: MKFLSLALVLVLSGCAVKNIDENYKQILLEDNASSELNLDTFWWKQYEQSYLDELVELALKNNTDLAKAAININKALAQAGVLQANLIPSFNTGIEASSNKNIKEGGASSRSFGSSIGLSYELDLWQKLANSKDAAMFEADATKFDLEASKLSVINSVTDAYFQILYLNESIKTYEQILEIYNELNEIVRFKFELGKEEALSLKQINSQLLSAQNKIESAKKELVSAKKTLRILLNERPEFELKFEVLTLSPVKRVGVDLDVPTSAIANRPDLRAAIYRIEEGILNYKASQKEFYPSITLGASLKSSTDKKEEAFSLKFLNGNVALNLPFLNYHKLKSNLKVSEANFELAKLNYISTLNSALNEIDAFYKGYLNDEALLANYQEQIKNYEEISKIYELKYSYGKVELKQFLEAKNSELEAKIGLLKAKYTLLQDELNIYKAMAGKFNR; this comes from the coding sequence ATGAAATTTCTAAGCTTAGCTTTAGTGCTCGTTTTAAGCGGCTGCGCTGTTAAAAATATAGATGAAAACTACAAGCAAATTTTACTTGAAGATAATGCTAGTAGTGAGCTAAATTTAGACACTTTTTGGTGGAAGCAGTATGAGCAAAGCTATCTTGATGAGCTTGTAGAACTTGCGCTTAAAAACAACACCGACCTTGCAAAAGCAGCGATAAATATAAATAAAGCACTCGCTCAAGCTGGCGTTTTGCAGGCAAATTTAATCCCAAGCTTTAACACTGGCATTGAGGCATCAAGCAACAAAAATATAAAAGAGGGCGGCGCTTCTAGTAGAAGTTTTGGCTCAAGCATAGGGCTTAGCTACGAGCTTGATCTTTGGCAAAAGCTTGCAAATAGCAAAGATGCAGCGATGTTTGAAGCAGATGCTACTAAATTTGATCTGGAAGCTAGCAAACTAAGCGTGATAAACTCCGTAACAGACGCCTATTTTCAGATTTTATATCTAAATGAGAGCATTAAAACTTATGAGCAAATTTTAGAAATTTATAATGAACTAAATGAGATAGTTAGGTTTAAATTTGAGCTTGGCAAAGAGGAAGCTCTAAGCCTAAAACAGATAAACTCGCAGCTTTTAAGCGCTCAAAATAAGATAGAAAGTGCCAAAAAAGAGCTTGTGAGTGCTAAAAAAACGCTTAGGATATTGCTAAATGAGAGGCCAGAATTTGAGCTTAAATTTGAAGTACTCACGCTAAGTCCCGTTAAAAGAGTGGGCGTTGATCTAGATGTGCCAACAAGCGCCATAGCAAACCGGCCTGATCTAAGAGCGGCCATTTACCGCATAGAAGAGGGCATCTTAAACTACAAAGCGAGCCAAAAAGAGTTTTACCCAAGTATCACGCTAGGAGCTAGCCTCAAAAGCAGCACCGACAAAAAAGAGGAAGCCTTTAGCCTTAAATTTCTAAATGGCAATGTCGCTCTAAATTTACCATTTTTAAACTACCACAAGCTAAAGTCAAATTTAAAGGTTAGCGAGGCAAATTTCGAGCTTGCAAAGCTAAACTACATAAGCACTCTAAATAGCGCATTAAACGAGATAGACGCATTTTACAAAGGCTACCTTAACGACGAAGCACTGCTTGCAAACTACCAAGAGCAGATAAAAAACTACGAGGAAATTTCAAAAATTTACGAGCTAAAATACTCTTACGGCAAGGTCGAGCTAAAGCAGTTTTTAGAGGCTAAAAACAGCGAACTAGAGGCCAAAATAGGGTTACTAAAAGCAAAATACACGCTTTTACAAGACGAGCTAAATATCTACAAAGCCATGGCTGGTAAATTTAATAGGTAA